In Candidatus Beckwithbacteria bacterium, the genomic stretch CTGATTGCTGAACATCTCAAAGTTCCTTTCATTACTATCGGCCAGCAGGTGATTCCCATGGAGCTTATGGATCTGATACCAGAAAAAATCGCCAGGTCTCATTCGGTGGTTCCTTTTGCTCTGGAGAAGAATAACTTAAAACTGGCGATGAGTGACCCCAATGATTTTGAAGCAGTTGAATTTGTAAGGCGACATACGGGATACAATGTTGAACCGTTTTATGCCACTACGGCTGATATTAGAAAAGCCTTAGGTCAATACAAACGCAATATTAGAAAAGACTTTGAGCAAATTATTTCTCAAAATATTAAATTGGCTGGTAAGGGAGCGGACCTTTTAAAAGTAGCTGAAGACCTACCTATTGTTAAAATCCTAGACACAGTTTTGGATTACGCTATTGCTGAAGGAACCTCTGATATTCACATTGAAGTTAATAGTAATGAAGTAATGATTCGTTTCAGGGTTGATGGTATGCTACGCGATATTATTGCCTTACCTAAAAAGATTGAATCAGCTCTGGTGGCTCGGATTAAGATTTTAGCCAACCTAAAAATTGATGAACACCGAATTCCTCAAGATGGTCGATATAAATACGATATGTCCGGCGAAGTAGTTGCATTCCGGGTTTCTATTATCCCAGGTTATTATGGTGAAAACGTCGTGCTGCGGTTGTTGCCGGAAACGACGAGGCCTCATTCTCTGGAAGAACTAGGTTTTGGAGGTAAAAACTTAGAGATTTTAAAAAACCAAATTCATCGGCCTCATGGCATGATTTTAGTGACTGGTCCCACTGGTTCAGGTAAAACCACCTCTTTGTATTCAGTATTAAACATGCTCAACAACGTCAATGTCAAAATTTGTACCATTGAAGACCCAATTGAGTATGGATTAAACCGCTTGATTCAAATTCAAGTCAACAACAAATCTGGACTCACTTTTGCAGCTGGGTTGCGAGCGCTGCTGCGACATGACCCAGATATTATGATGGTAGGAGAAATTCGGGATACGGAAACAGCTGAGATTGCAGTGCACGCAGCCTTAACCGGCCATTTAGTTTTGACCACGCTGCATACCAATGATGCGCCAGGAGCAATCCCTAGGATGTTGGATATGGGAGTGGAAGCCTACTTATTATCTTCAACTGTTAATGTAGTGCTGGCTCAACGGTTAGTCCGCAAAATCTGTCAGAACTGCTTGTATGAGCAAAAGCCAGATACCGCTACTTTGGAATACTTTAAAAAAATGTTAGGTAGAGACATCTCTAAACAAAAATTTTACGCTGGTAAAGGTTGTGAAGAATGTGGCCAGACAGGGTATAAAGGACGGATTGGCATTTATGAACTTTTTGAGGTAAACGAAGAGATTAGACAGCTCACGATCAAAGGAGCTTCAGGAGATGAGCTTAAGGCTCAGGCTCAGAAAGATGGGATGAAAACTATGATGGAGGATGGGATTGATAAAGTCGCCTCTGGTCAAACGACGCTTGAGGAAGTTTTGAGAGCAGTCAGGGAATAAAAGAATTATAAATCAAGAATTATGAATCAAGAATATTAAGATTTAGCTTGGGCTTAAAACCCTTAATTCTTAATTCGTTATTCATAATTCATTTTTGTGCCACTTTTTTACTATAAAGGTCTCCAGGAAAACGGTAAGGTAATTGAGCAAACCATTCAGGCTCATAGTCAGGATGAAGTGGTAGCGCTACTGCGCAGTAAAAGCTTGCGGATTTTATCAATCAAATCAGCTAAAGCTAAAAAAGACTTATTGCAAGGTGGAGTTTCTGTGGCTGAAAAAGCTAATTTCTGCCGCTATTTAGCGGTTATGATCAAATCAGGACTAGCGATTTCCGAGGCAGTGGAAACTATCCAGGCCGAAACTGAAAACAAACGAATGAAATCAATTTTGCAAGACATGAGTTTTGCCTTGCAGGAAGGAGGCGAGATTTCTCAAGTTTTAACTAAGTATCCGGATGTTTTTGATGAAGTCTTTTTGGCGTTAGTGCGGGCTGGTGAACAATCCGGGTCTTTGGAAAAAACCTTTGAGTATTTAAGCCAGCAGCTGTATGCTTCACACCGGCTCAACAATAAAATCAAAGGAGCCATGATGTATCCTATGGTTATTTTTGCCGCTATGGGTGGAGTAGGGATTTTAATGATGACTTTTGTTTTGCCTCGTTTGGGTTCAGTTTTTCTTAAGATGAATATTCCCTTACCAACTCCAACTAGACTCTTGTTGGAATTTGGAAATTTTATGGGTAAAAATGTGGTTCTGGTTTTCTTGAGTCTAATTATCATTGGCGTAATAGTTGCAACCTTGTTTAAAACTCATCAAACCCGGAAGTTTTTGATGGCCCAGATAGCTAATTTTCCAGTCGTCAAAAAACTATTTCGCCAAACTGACTTGGCTCGGTTTTCCAGAACTTTGGCAACTCTGCTGCAATCAGGAGTGCCTATTGTAGCAGCTCTTAATATTTCCTCTGCAGTTTTTAGTCAATTTGGTTTTATTAAACTTGCTAAAAATTTTGAAAAAGGAGTCACTGAAGGTAAAACTATTGCTAGTATGCTCACTGACGAGCAAAAAACTTTTCCATCAATTATGGTGCAAACTATTAAGACTGGGGAAAAAACCGGAACTTTGGATTCGGTGCTACTGGAATTGGCTGACTACTACGAAGCTGAGCTGGAAGATGCCTTGAAAGAATTTACCACTATTTTGGAGCCGGTGATTATGCTGATTATTGGCGTAGCAGTGGGAGCTATGGTGATTATGATTATTGCTCCTATTTACTCAGTTTTAGGAGGCCTGCAAAGCTCAATGGGCAAGTAGTAGTATTATATGGCTGAACCATTATCAGATCAGTTTAGGAAAAATCCAGCACTCATTATTGGAGTTGCTTTATTAGTTGTACTCCTGTTGGGAGCTTTAGGATATCTTACTTACCGTCAATTTCAGCCTCCCAAAAAATCACCTGAAGTTATGGTGGTTTCATTTAATGATGGTCAAAATGAGGTTATTGTGAATCGCAATGGGACAGTGACCATTAAAACTCCTCATGGGACGTTTACGCAAAAATGGGATCCAGCCAAAATCAAACAATTTTTTGAAAATATTGACAACCTGGATTTTGATTTGCTAAGCAAATTTATTGGTACTGATGTGGCTATTACCTTAACCTTTAATGATGGTCAAAAGATTATTGTCGCCATTGACCCTCAAACTGAGGCAATTGCTGATACTTTAGAAGATACTTTAGAAGAGGTGTATGAAGAAGAGGAATCAGAAACAGGTCAAACTATCTTACCAAGTTATATTCCCACTCCAATCCCCACAGCTAAAGCAAGTACTGGAGCGACTCCAACTCCGACCCCAACTTCTAGCAGCAGTAGTAATAGTTCTTCAGACAATCCTTGGCAGCAGGGAACTGAGCCTGAAAATGCAATTAAAACATTTGTCTGCAACCAATATGATCCTGCTACAGGCAAAAAGGTAGTTATTTCAAATACGCTGTGTGCTCAATAAAGTATAAGAACAAAATTACTCTTCTTGCCAACTGATAAACTCATACTCACCTTCAGTGGGGAAGTAGGGTGGTGGGTAGTAAAGCAAAGTGCCATCATAAATCATTTCTCTGGTGTAAAAACCTGAAGAAGGTGGATCTCCAAAATTCCAATACGATTTGTTATTGGAAATTAACGTACCATAAATCGTTAAAGAATTTTTGACTGCTTGACTACTCCAACCACAATACCAGAGATAGCCGTGGCGTAGCACTGCTCCTTTTTGAGCCAAAAGAGCAGCGTCGACTTCAAAATCTTCAGGTAAATCTCTGATAAAGTAAATATCATGCTGGGCAATCAAACCTAAACTGTGATTACCATCCTTAGTGTGATACGTGATATTGCCATTGATCCATATATCCATAGCATTACTATCTATGGGAAAACGAGCAGCTACTAAGGTAGTTTTACCATTAACAGTACCATCTACCCAAACTGTATCTTCAAGAAAAATAATAGGAACATCACTCACTTGATAGGTTCCAATATATGTTTGATTAGGACCTGGATTAACTGGAGGAGTTGGAGTTGGAGTTGGTGGTGGTGCTGGAGTGGTGTATTCTAAATTTAAAGTAGCAGCGTGATTAAGACCGGCATTTCGATCTAACCATTCAACCTTATCGCGATTATTGCAGTTAGGATCAGTTATCCAAACCACAATATGAGATCCCCCAGATAAGCCGTTATATTTATCAACTAAATACTGAATTAGATTATCAAAAGAGATTGAGTTGGCCCAATATCCTGAAGACGGCCAAGACAAACCGGAACGACTTGGCCAACGAACTCCATCACTAAGTCTGTTGGGGTATACATCAGTACTACCGGCGCTAGAATCAATATTTGGTCTGCCAGTAGCACTACTTACCCTTGGAGCATCCGCTGCATCAGTAATATACAAACTCAAATATTGATTAGAATTCCAAGAATTGGTGCCTTGAGAATACAATGAGATAGTAGAATTACTGACTGTTGCATTAGCTGAAATACCTTCTGCTGGAACAGTAAATCGTGCTGCTCCCCATGTACAGTGATTCCATTGTCCTGTAGCTAAGGCATTTCCGCTCTCACCATTAGCATAAAAAGTTGTTCCATCAATTTCCCAGTCATCAAAAGCTGTTTCAGGTTGTAAATTAAGACTAGTATTAACTGGAGTAGGTTGAGGAGTAGGTTGAGGAGTAGAGGTGGTAATATTTTGATATAAACGTTGGCAACCTAATTCATCAGAATAGCCATAATATGAGTCAGCACTTTCAACTCGAAATAAACTAAACGTACCATTGTCCTGAAACACAACATGATAACCCATAACTCCAGAAGCATCCCGATAAACCCCACTATTTTTAGCAGCGGTTCTCATTTTGTCAAAATCAACAGAAATGGAGTCAAAATCAATAGTTGGGGTTGGATACTGCCAAAGGTTGTAATTTGGACCACTACCCCAAACTCCAGGTTTGGTTTGAGTAGGAGAACAACCAGTTTCACTTCCGCAAGTATAGGTTTTTTGAGCGCTAGTAACCAGAGAAGTATTAATCCCATCCATGCGAATCCCATTATTAGAGTGGACTAATCCATGGACTGTAATTCCCTCACCATACCAAGTACTGGCATTGCTTAAATTTGAATAACGAGCCAGTGAAGGAATGCCATATGAAGCAGTGATGGTTCTTTTGGCTCCTTCAAAACCCTTAACCCAACCAGTTGCCGTAAGTGTTACCAACGAAGAGCCATTTTCAGGAGGGGTGATAAGTAGTGAATAACTCCCAACTTCTTTGCCCTGACTATCTTTATAGCTATGTATGTAAGGGCCAGTATGTCCGGTCCCATCTGTAAAATCATCTGGAGAGTGAGCTAAGTGCCAACGATAGTATTGAATTCCAGCTTCAGCTATAGCTAATGCCTGATCAGAGGC encodes the following:
- the tadA gene encoding Flp pilus assembly complex ATPase component TadA; the protein is MKLSTAQLEKILVGSGFVNAQDFKLAAKSAAELNIDIADILIFRGIISEQALGQLIAEHLKVPFITIGQQVIPMELMDLIPEKIARSHSVVPFALEKNNLKLAMSDPNDFEAVEFVRRHTGYNVEPFYATTADIRKALGQYKRNIRKDFEQIISQNIKLAGKGADLLKVAEDLPIVKILDTVLDYAIAEGTSDIHIEVNSNEVMIRFRVDGMLRDIIALPKKIESALVARIKILANLKIDEHRIPQDGRYKYDMSGEVVAFRVSIIPGYYGENVVLRLLPETTRPHSLEELGFGGKNLEILKNQIHRPHGMILVTGPTGSGKTTSLYSVLNMLNNVNVKICTIEDPIEYGLNRLIQIQVNNKSGLTFAAGLRALLRHDPDIMMVGEIRDTETAEIAVHAALTGHLVLTTLHTNDAPGAIPRMLDMGVEAYLLSSTVNVVLAQRLVRKICQNCLYEQKPDTATLEYFKKMLGRDISKQKFYAGKGCEECGQTGYKGRIGIYELFEVNEEIRQLTIKGASGDELKAQAQKDGMKTMMEDGIDKVASGQTTLEEVLRAVRE
- a CDS encoding type II secretion system F family protein; its protein translation is MPLFYYKGLQENGKVIEQTIQAHSQDEVVALLRSKSLRILSIKSAKAKKDLLQGGVSVAEKANFCRYLAVMIKSGLAISEAVETIQAETENKRMKSILQDMSFALQEGGEISQVLTKYPDVFDEVFLALVRAGEQSGSLEKTFEYLSQQLYASHRLNNKIKGAMMYPMVIFAAMGGVGILMMTFVLPRLGSVFLKMNIPLPTPTRLLLEFGNFMGKNVVLVFLSLIIIGVIVATLFKTHQTRKFLMAQIANFPVVKKLFRQTDLARFSRTLATLLQSGVPIVAALNISSAVFSQFGFIKLAKNFEKGVTEGKTIASMLTDEQKTFPSIMVQTIKTGEKTGTLDSVLLELADYYEAELEDALKEFTTILEPVIMLIIGVAVGAMVIMIIAPIYSVLGGLQSSMGK